The proteins below are encoded in one region of Carettochelys insculpta isolate YL-2023 chromosome 32, ASM3395843v1, whole genome shotgun sequence:
- the LOC142004929 gene encoding olfactory receptor 6F1-like yields MEKGKGRNATLIVDFILLGFGSGPELQPLLFLLFLVIYVVSVAGNSLLVALVVVDHHLHTPMYFFLGNMSFLEICYISTILPRLLASLLTGERAISVKGCLVQIYFFGVLAAVESLLLAAMSYDRYLAICHPLRYAALMNGRVCCQLVAGSWISSFLGCTIINSFLWQLTFCDSKEIDHIFCDFTPLIKLSCDDTQTVQLLTFTIASIGALVPCLLTLTSYICIITTILRIPSTTGRQRAFSTCSSHLIVVSVFYGTVIAVYVFPTGNTPKILHKLFSLVYAVLTPMINPVIYSLRNKEVNESLRKTFLKWFLSETRIKA; encoded by the coding sequence atggagaaaggaaaaggaagaaatgcAACACTCATCGTGGACTTCATCCTCTTAGGATTCGGGAGTGGCCCGGAACTGCAGCCTCTTCTCTTCCTACTGTTTCTAGTGATCTACGTTGTGTCTGTGGCTGGGAACAGCCTCCTTGTTGCTCTAGTTGTGGTTGACCATCACCTTCATACCCCCATGTACTTCTTTCTGGGGAACATGTCATTCCTGGAGATCTGTTACATCTCCACCattctgcccaggctgctggccagtctcctgaccgGGGAAAGGGCCATTTCTGTTAAGGGCTGCCTTGTGCAGATATATTTTTTTGGTGTCTTGGCAGCTGTGGAATCTCTGCTGCTTGCGGCAATGTCCTACGATcggtatttagcgatatgccaCCCCCTTCGTTATGCTGCTCTGATGAATGGCCGGGTTTGTTGCCAGCTAGTGGCAGGTTCCTGGATAAGTAGCTTTCTGGGCTGCACAATAATAAATAGTTTCTTGTGGCAATTGACGTTCTGTGAttccaaagaaattgaccatATCTTTTGTGATTTTACACCCCTGATAAAACTCTCCTGTGATGACACCCAGACTGTCCAATTGTTGACGTTTACTATTGCTTCCATAGGGGCACTTGTCCCTTGTCTGCTCACCCTGACATCCTACATTTGTATCATCACCACCATCCTAAGAATCCCATCTACCACTGGGAGGcaaagggccttttccacctgctcctcccacctcattgtCGTTTCAGTTTTCTATGGGACCGTGATCGCTGTCTATGTGTTCCCAACAGGCAACACTCCCAAAATCTTACACAAACTATTCTCCCTCGTCTACGCAGTCCTGACTCCCATGATCAATCCAGTCATCTACAGCCTGAGAAATAAGGAGGTCAATGAGTCCCTGAGAAAAACCTTTTTAAAGTGGTTTCTTTCAGAAACCAGAATAAAAGCTTAA